The Synechocystis sp. PCC 7509 genome includes a window with the following:
- a CDS encoding RNA-guided endonuclease InsQ/TnpB family protein has product MYRAYKFRLYPTNEQKTALAKSFGCCRWYYNYSLNLCQETYKLSGKSLSRGALQGLLPSLKKEYVWLSDAYSQCLQYVALNLSTAYKNFFDKKAGFPKFKSRHGRQSISYPSNVKLEDDYILMPGKVGKIYCQQERKFDGIIKTVTVSLNPDGKYFAAILVDDGKENPTLSSEGKAVGIDLGLTHFCITSNGSKFDNPRHHRKHAHNLKKKQQSLARKQKGSNTRLKAKKLVAKIHSKIKRVREDFLHKLSRKIVNENQVVAVENLNVKGMVRNHNLAKAISDCGWGQFCTMLKYKCQWDGKTYIEVDRFFASSKTCNVCLNKIGSLALDVRSWDCAKCKTHHDRDINAALNIRNEALRILSLGTSDTANGGNVSQPGKTSVLLDAVPREVGNPTPL; this is encoded by the coding sequence ATGTATCGAGCTTACAAGTTTAGATTGTATCCAACTAACGAACAAAAAACAGCCTTAGCGAAAAGCTTTGGCTGTTGTCGTTGGTATTACAATTACTCTCTAAATCTGTGTCAAGAGACTTACAAGTTGTCTGGTAAAAGTTTATCTAGAGGTGCTTTACAAGGTTTATTACCTAGCCTTAAAAAAGAATATGTTTGGTTAAGCGATGCTTATTCACAATGCTTGCAGTATGTGGCACTTAATCTGTCTACAGCCTACAAAAATTTCTTTGACAAAAAAGCAGGGTTTCCTAAGTTCAAGTCAAGGCATGGTAGGCAATCAATTAGTTATCCTTCTAACGTAAAGTTGGAGGATGATTATATATTGATGCCGGGTAAAGTTGGAAAGATTTACTGCCAGCAAGAGCGAAAGTTTGACGGAATAATCAAGACTGTTACAGTCTCTCTTAATCCCGATGGTAAATACTTTGCAGCAATTTTAGTTGACGATGGAAAAGAAAACCCAACACTTTCTAGCGAGGGAAAAGCGGTAGGAATTGACTTAGGATTAACTCACTTTTGTATTACCAGCAATGGTAGTAAATTCGACAATCCTCGTCATCATAGAAAACACGCCCATAACCTCAAAAAGAAACAACAAAGTCTTGCACGCAAACAAAAAGGTAGTAATACTAGGCTTAAAGCCAAAAAGCTAGTAGCCAAAATTCATTCAAAAATCAAAAGAGTTAGAGAAGATTTTTTACACAAGCTATCCCGCAAGATAGTAAACGAAAACCAAGTTGTTGCCGTAGAAAATCTCAATGTTAAAGGTATGGTACGAAACCATAATTTAGCTAAAGCTATTAGTGACTGTGGATGGGGTCAATTTTGTACCATGCTCAAATACAAGTGCCAGTGGGACGGAAAAACCTATATTGAAGTAGACAGGTTTTTCGCTTCTTCTAAAACTTGTAATGTTTGCCTCAATAAAATAGGTAGTTTGGCGTTAGATGTGAGATCGTGGGATTGTGCTAAGTGCAAAACTCATCACGACAGAGACATAAATGCTGCTCTCAATATCAGAAATGAAGCCTTGCGGATATTGTCGTTAGGAACTAGCGACACAGCCAATGGAGGGAATGTAAGTCAACCTGGTAAAACTTCGGTTTTGTTAGATGCTGTTCCCCGTGAAGTTGGAAACCCCACCCCTCTTTAG
- the tsaE gene encoding tRNA (adenosine(37)-N6)-threonylcarbamoyltransferase complex ATPase subunit type 1 TsaE has product MNILLADAEATRLLGIRLGQSLVAGSVLLLEGDLGSGKTTLVQGIGEGLGITEPIVSPTFTLINEYTEGRLPLYHLDLYRLESHEVQQLNLESYWNKLEYPLGIVAIEWAERLANKPPTYLKLSLTYKLQQRQVEMFNFGVPLKLKEFL; this is encoded by the coding sequence GTGAACATATTACTTGCCGATGCTGAAGCTACGCGACTATTGGGGATAAGGCTAGGACAATCTTTAGTTGCTGGTAGTGTACTTTTATTAGAGGGAGATTTGGGTAGTGGTAAAACTACTTTAGTTCAAGGCATTGGCGAAGGCTTGGGAATTACCGAACCAATTGTTAGCCCAACTTTTACTTTAATTAATGAGTATACCGAAGGGCGTTTGCCTCTGTACCATCTAGATTTATATCGTTTAGAAAGCCACGAAGTTCAGCAATTAAATTTAGAAAGTTACTGGAATAAACTGGAATATCCTTTAGGCATTGTGGCGATTGAATGGGCGGAAAGATTAGCTAATAAACCACCAACTTATTTAAAATTATCTTTAACTTATAAACTCCAGCAGCGACAAGTAGAAATGTTTAATTTTGGTGTGCCACTCAAATTAAAAGAGTTTTTGTAG
- a CDS encoding protein phosphatase 2C domain-containing protein yields MSCLIVQEDTCFQLNNFYLVVKTHLGKFADVDYYKVFIQKVGANTNPEVDNFGLLRIGDVNGGLSRELQLRHILEENSIIAKLLTFSIEEVELFLNIASEDYLKTSFNPPDIKSIEQTNFVVDDIPNPSNFAMVVEENQLFNNYNQLSTPDSYFDEEWESTENYDYLEDEVVENTHSLTKSKLLLLSYLPLEGQTLDIWLQQKHSCEVSIKIINQICQLFQQIYQQGWCCFQVISPFIQVDSTIKFFDLTNVHLLGEQVAFGKQTDYCAPEVGFNCPISEKTSAYIIGTLLYQSIYQQLPNSKLNFSSLDIPPIPGIYQIISLCLSVIVEDRIGLDQLTKTLSETHQTFSNRKVQWDVESYSTIGLSMQRLHNEDNYGVQQYSSSHEDTILAVLADGMGGLAQGEIASHLAVKTVIEAPIDCINESAERCNKWLVSVVEKANKCVYENVNNGGTTLSIVWANCRHLRIAHVGDSRIYLIRNNMICQLSEDHSLVAMLLAEGDITYEESYKHKQRNILTKCIGSKSNLSSNYVQTLENFGLELSIFLEQNDIIILCSDGVWDLVPQTELAKIFIEDQNLKVAVNNTIDLVLTRGARDNATIVAMKCNLSNQY; encoded by the coding sequence ATGTCTTGTCTAATTGTTCAAGAAGATACTTGTTTTCAACTAAATAATTTTTACTTAGTTGTCAAGACGCATTTAGGTAAGTTTGCTGATGTAGATTATTACAAGGTTTTTATTCAAAAAGTAGGAGCTAATACTAACCCAGAAGTAGATAATTTTGGTTTATTGCGTATTGGCGATGTAAATGGCGGGCTTAGTCGAGAATTACAGTTGCGCCATATTCTTGAAGAAAACTCAATAATAGCAAAACTCCTAACTTTTAGTATAGAAGAAGTAGAATTATTTTTAAATATTGCCAGTGAGGATTATTTAAAAACTAGCTTTAACCCTCCTGATATAAAATCAATTGAGCAAACTAATTTTGTAGTTGACGACATTCCAAATCCAAGCAATTTTGCTATGGTGGTGGAAGAAAATCAACTATTTAATAACTACAACCAGCTATCAACTCCTGATAGCTACTTTGATGAAGAATGGGAATCTACCGAAAATTATGACTATTTAGAAGACGAGGTTGTAGAAAATACTCATAGTTTAACAAAATCAAAGTTACTTCTACTAAGTTATTTACCCCTAGAAGGACAAACTTTAGATATTTGGTTGCAGCAAAAACATAGCTGCGAAGTATCTATCAAAATTATTAATCAAATTTGCCAATTATTTCAGCAAATTTATCAGCAAGGCTGGTGTTGTTTTCAGGTAATTTCGCCATTTATTCAAGTAGATTCGACAATCAAGTTTTTTGATTTAACTAATGTTCATCTGCTCGGCGAACAGGTTGCATTCGGTAAACAAACTGATTACTGCGCCCCAGAAGTTGGTTTTAATTGTCCAATTAGTGAGAAAACAAGCGCTTATATTATAGGTACTTTACTTTATCAGTCTATTTACCAACAATTGCCCAACTCAAAGCTCAATTTTAGTTCTTTAGATATTCCACCTATACCAGGCATCTACCAAATTATTAGTCTTTGTCTTTCTGTTATTGTAGAAGACAGAATTGGTCTAGATCAATTGACCAAAACATTAAGCGAAACTCACCAAACATTTAGCAACCGCAAAGTGCAATGGGATGTAGAAAGCTACTCTACAATCGGACTATCTATGCAACGTCTGCATAATGAAGATAATTATGGAGTGCAACAGTATTCTAGCAGCCATGAAGATACAATTTTAGCAGTTTTAGCTGATGGAATGGGAGGCTTGGCTCAAGGTGAAATTGCTAGTCATTTAGCTGTAAAAACAGTAATTGAAGCACCTATTGATTGTATTAATGAGAGTGCAGAAAGATGTAATAAATGGTTAGTATCTGTAGTTGAAAAAGCAAATAAATGTGTTTATGAGAATGTGAATAATGGCGGAACTACTTTAAGTATAGTTTGGGCTAATTGCCGTCATTTAAGAATTGCTCACGTAGGAGATAGTCGCATTTATTTAATTCGCAACAATATGATCTGTCAATTGAGCGAAGATCATTCATTAGTAGCTATGCTCCTAGCTGAGGGTGACATTACCTATGAAGAAAGTTACAAACACAAACAACGAAATATTTTAACTAAATGTATTGGCTCAAAATCAAACTTAAGCTCTAACTATGTACAGACATTAGAAAATTTTGGCTTGGAATTATCAATATTTTTAGAACAAAACGATATTATTATCCTTTGCTCCGATGGAGTTTGGGATTTAGTACCACAAACCGAGCTAGCAAAAATTTTTATAGAAGATCAAAACTTAAAAGTAGCTGTCAATAACACGATTGATTTAGTGTTGACACGCGGCGCTCGCGATAATGCAACAATTGTAGCAATGAAATGTAATTTATCAAATCAATATTAG
- the ruvC gene encoding crossover junction endodeoxyribonuclease RuvC, whose amino-acid sequence MEKRILGLDPGLAILGFGTICYQVENCAANDSTSAYTLAAKVMNKSVTLLDFGVIKTAANVEMGKRLCIIYEDLNTLMEEWKPDLVAVEKLFFYRMANIITIAQARGVMMLVLAQHQVPFVEFTPAQIKQALTGWGNADKQEVQEAVARELELDYIPHPDDAADALAVALTASFHL is encoded by the coding sequence ATGGAAAAGCGGATTTTAGGATTAGATCCAGGTTTAGCTATTTTAGGGTTTGGAACAATTTGCTATCAAGTAGAAAATTGTGCAGCTAATGATTCTACTTCTGCTTATACTCTTGCCGCTAAAGTAATGAATAAATCAGTAACTCTCCTAGATTTTGGAGTAATTAAAACTGCTGCCAATGTAGAAATGGGTAAGCGTCTTTGCATTATTTACGAAGACTTAAATACACTTATGGAGGAATGGAAACCCGATCTTGTAGCTGTTGAAAAATTGTTTTTTTACCGGATGGCAAATATTATTACTATAGCTCAAGCTAGGGGAGTAATGATGTTAGTATTAGCTCAACATCAAGTTCCTTTTGTTGAATTTACACCAGCTCAAATTAAACAGGCGCTTACAGGCTGGGGTAATGCAGATAAGCAGGAAGTTCAAGAGGCGGTAGCACGAGAATTAGAGTTAGATTATATTCCGCATCCCGATGATGCTGCTGATGCTTTAGCAGTAGCGTTAACGGCATCTTTTCACTTATAA
- a CDS encoding dihydroorotase, whose translation MLILARSPLKKFSLPIIAMALNSSLLIRHATIMLPDGEFLVGDVLVRDRLIVQVAPEITALGTKEIDATGLTLLPGVIDPQVHFREPGLEHKEDLFTASCACAKGGVTSFLEMPNTRPLTITQEALDDKLQRAAQKCVVNYGFFIGATAENLPDLLTANPTPGIKIFMGSMHGPLLVDSEAALEAIFARGKRLIAVHAEDRARIEARRLEFAGIHDPKIHSQIQDNQTALLATQLAVKLANKYQRRLHILHMSTAEEADFLRQDKPSWITAEVTPQHLLLNTNAYDTIGTWAQMNPPLKSPHDNEVLWQALLDGVIDFIATDHAPHTLAEKAQEYPNTPSGMPGVETSLPLMLTAAMQGRCTVAQVANWMSSAVAKGYGIANKGAIAPGYDADLVLVDLETYRPVVREELLTKCGWSPFEGWKLTGWPVITIVGGQIVYENGKVNTEVRGEALKFADS comes from the coding sequence ATGTTAATTTTGGCACGATCACCACTAAAAAAATTTAGCTTGCCAATTATTGCCATGGCCCTCAATTCCAGTTTACTTATCCGTCACGCCACAATTATGCTCCCTGATGGGGAATTTTTAGTTGGAGATGTGCTAGTGCGCGATCGCCTCATTGTCCAAGTTGCTCCAGAAATTACGGCTTTGGGTACTAAAGAAATAGACGCAACGGGATTGACTTTGTTGCCGGGAGTTATTGACCCCCAGGTACACTTTCGCGAACCCGGTTTAGAACACAAAGAAGACTTGTTTACAGCTAGTTGTGCCTGTGCCAAGGGTGGAGTAACGTCTTTTCTAGAAATGCCCAACACGCGCCCGCTAACAATTACTCAGGAAGCTTTAGATGACAAGTTGCAACGGGCAGCGCAAAAATGTGTAGTTAATTATGGTTTTTTTATTGGTGCTACTGCCGAAAATTTGCCAGATTTACTCACGGCTAATCCTACCCCCGGCATCAAAATCTTTATGGGTTCGATGCACGGGCCATTGTTGGTAGATAGCGAAGCGGCGTTAGAGGCAATTTTTGCACGCGGTAAGCGCTTAATTGCCGTCCACGCTGAAGATCGAGCCAGAATTGAGGCAAGGCGCTTAGAATTTGCCGGAATCCACGATCCAAAAATCCATTCGCAAATTCAAGACAATCAAACGGCGTTACTTGCTACCCAACTTGCTGTAAAACTAGCCAATAAGTATCAGCGCCGCCTGCATATTTTGCATATGTCAACAGCCGAAGAAGCGGATTTTTTGCGGCAAGATAAACCAAGCTGGATAACAGCCGAAGTCACCCCCCAACACTTGCTATTAAATACTAATGCTTACGATACTATCGGCACTTGGGCGCAGATGAATCCGCCCCTAAAATCGCCCCACGACAACGAAGTTCTCTGGCAAGCTTTATTAGATGGAGTCATAGACTTTATCGCTACCGATCACGCACCCCATACTTTAGCGGAAAAAGCCCAAGAATATCCTAATACACCGTCGGGAATGCCGGGGGTAGAAACATCGTTGCCATTGATGCTAACGGCGGCAATGCAGGGGCGTTGTACAGTGGCACAGGTGGCTAATTGGATGTCTAGTGCCGTAGCTAAAGGATACGGAATTGCCAATAAAGGTGCGATCGCACCGGGTTATGATGCAGATTTAGTATTGGTTGACTTGGAGACTTATCGCCCGGTTGTCCGCGAGGAATTATTAACTAAATGTGGCTGGAGTCCTTTTGAGGGTTGGAAACTGACGGGATGGCCAGTAATAACTATTGTCGGCGGTCAAATTGTTTACGAAAACGGCAAAGTAAATACAGAAGTGCGCGGGGAAGCTTTGAAGTTTGCCGATAGTTAA
- the lepB gene encoding signal peptidase I has translation MSRESKQVSDNNSQKDREGSWLGELGRTIALSIILSLGIRTFVAEARWIPTGSMLPTLQINDKLIIDKVSYRLQSPQRGDIVVFMPPNSAKVCSQQLVPASPESETLDPWHPDPNKPEVPEIKDAYIKRLIGVPGDKIHVTQGRVYINDRALSEEYIADAPNYELGPITVPQNSYLMLGDNRNNSCDSHMWGFVPKNQIIGRAVVRFWPPNRLGDLE, from the coding sequence ATGTCCCGCGAGTCAAAGCAAGTGTCTGATAACAATTCGCAAAAAGATCGTGAAGGTTCATGGCTAGGCGAACTAGGTAGAACGATCGCTCTTAGTATTATTCTTTCTTTGGGAATTCGTACCTTCGTAGCTGAAGCGCGTTGGATTCCTACAGGCTCAATGCTACCAACTCTGCAAATCAATGACAAATTGATTATCGATAAAGTAAGTTATCGCCTTCAATCGCCGCAACGGGGAGATATTGTCGTATTTATGCCTCCCAATAGCGCTAAAGTTTGTTCGCAGCAACTTGTTCCTGCTTCTCCCGAAAGCGAAACCCTAGATCCTTGGCATCCAGATCCCAATAAGCCAGAAGTCCCTGAAATTAAAGATGCTTATATTAAGCGATTAATTGGCGTACCAGGGGACAAAATTCACGTTACCCAAGGGCGAGTTTACATCAACGATCGCGCTCTATCCGAAGAATACATCGCCGATGCCCCTAATTATGAATTAGGCCCGATTACCGTACCGCAAAACTCTTACTTAATGCTGGGTGATAACCGCAACAATAGTTGTGATAGTCATATGTGGGGTTTTGTGCCAAAAAATCAGATCATTGGTCGTGCTGTAGTACGTTTTTGGCCCCCCAATCGCCTCGGTGACTTGGAATGA
- a CDS encoding histidine phosphatase family protein — MTTRAIVVRHGQSSYNTERRIQGRSDVSSLTQKGRDDALKTGTALSHLNFATIYSSPLQRAKTTAEIIKECLATPAQIQSTDNLREIDLSLWEGMLSQEVKDNLPEDYRLWKEHPDEFVMLLPEKDGGEKKYFPVVSLYEQARQFWQEILARHDGETILIVGHNGINRALISTALGIAPNRYHSIQQSNCGISVLNFSGQLGQSVQLESMNQTGHVGDFLPSLRPNHCGVRLLLVRHGETEWNRQTKFQGQIDVPLNDNGRSQSRLAQKFLKDIEFDFAFSSPMLRPKETAEIILQSHPQIELQLLDGLREIGHGLWEGKLETEIEQTYPGELEKWRTVPQEIQMPEGENLEQVRKRSIEAWQQIVNYALLQQSQTGLVVAHDATNKVLLCHVLGLDNQYFWNFRQGNGAVSVIDYPQGLDGLPVLQAMNITTHLGGGVLDKTAAGAL, encoded by the coding sequence TTGACCACTCGCGCGATCGTTGTCCGTCATGGTCAAAGTAGTTATAACACCGAGCGGCGCATCCAGGGACGCAGCGATGTTTCTTCTTTGACTCAAAAAGGTCGTGACGATGCCTTAAAAACTGGTACTGCCCTCAGTCACCTCAATTTTGCCACTATATACAGCAGTCCTTTACAACGAGCAAAAACAACGGCAGAAATTATTAAAGAGTGTTTAGCAACTCCTGCCCAAATTCAAAGCACTGATAATTTAAGAGAAATTGACTTGTCTTTGTGGGAAGGTATGCTGTCTCAAGAAGTTAAAGACAATTTGCCTGAAGACTATCGTTTGTGGAAAGAGCATCCTGACGAATTTGTGATGCTTTTACCTGAAAAGGACGGTGGAGAGAAAAAATATTTTCCGGTTGTATCACTTTACGAGCAAGCGCGGCAGTTTTGGCAAGAAATATTAGCCCGCCATGATGGGGAAACCATTTTAATTGTGGGGCATAATGGCATTAATCGGGCGTTAATCAGCACAGCGCTAGGAATTGCACCTAATCGCTACCATTCTATTCAACAATCTAACTGTGGCATCAGCGTTCTCAATTTTTCGGGACAGTTGGGGCAAAGCGTCCAATTAGAATCAATGAATCAAACCGGGCATGTGGGTGATTTTTTACCCTCTTTGCGTCCAAATCATTGCGGAGTAAGATTGTTGCTGGTACGTCATGGGGAAACAGAATGGAATCGCCAAACCAAGTTTCAAGGACAAATTGATGTGCCTTTAAACGATAATGGGCGATCGCAATCTCGTCTAGCCCAGAAGTTTCTCAAAGACATAGAGTTTGATTTTGCTTTTAGTAGTCCGATGCTACGTCCAAAAGAAACCGCCGAAATTATTTTACAGTCTCACCCCCAGATTGAATTGCAATTGCTTGATGGCTTAAGAGAAATTGGTCATGGTTTGTGGGAAGGAAAATTAGAAACAGAAATTGAGCAAACTTATCCGGGAGAATTGGAGAAGTGGCGGACTGTACCGCAAGAGATCCAAATGCCTGAAGGAGAGAATTTAGAGCAAGTAAGAAAGCGTAGTATTGAGGCTTGGCAGCAAATTGTTAATTATGCACTCCTTCAGCAGTCGCAGACAGGTTTAGTAGTAGCTCACGATGCTACTAATAAAGTTTTGCTATGTCATGTTTTAGGTTTAGATAATCAATATTTTTGGAACTTCCGTCAAGGGAATGGAGCGGTAAGTGTGATTGATTATCCGCAAGGGTTAGATGGTTTACCCGTATTGCAAGCAATGAATATTACAACTCATTTAGGCGGTGGTGTATTAGATAAAACTGCGGCGGGCGCGTTGTGA
- a CDS encoding LysE family transporter, with amino-acid sequence MSFYAQILSITIIQLVAIMSPGPDFAIICRNSLVYSRRTGIYSALGISLGILVHVTYTLVGIGVIISKSIVLFSFIKLLGAAYLIYIGYKSLKAQPSGKINATKSKHDLSRQQAIRIGFITNILNPKVTLFFFSLFTQVISPNTPVSIRALYGLQMFVFTLGWFTLLAVAISHPIVKKRFLSMSHYIEKTMGVILIALGIKVALESARY; translated from the coding sequence ATGTCTTTTTATGCCCAAATTCTAAGTATTACAATTATTCAGTTAGTAGCAATTATGAGTCCTGGCCCAGATTTTGCTATTATCTGTCGCAATAGTTTAGTCTACTCTCGCCGCACTGGTATTTATTCAGCTTTGGGTATATCGCTAGGGATTTTAGTTCATGTAACTTATACGCTAGTTGGAATTGGGGTAATTATTTCTAAATCAATTGTTTTGTTTTCCTTTATCAAACTTTTAGGTGCAGCTTATTTAATTTATATCGGTTATAAATCCTTAAAAGCTCAACCAAGTGGGAAAATAAATGCCACAAAATCAAAGCACGACCTAAGTAGACAACAAGCAATAAGAATCGGATTTATTACTAATATACTTAATCCTAAAGTTACTTTGTTCTTCTTTAGTTTATTTACCCAAGTTATTAGTCCAAATACACCTGTAAGTATAAGAGCGCTTTATGGATTACAGATGTTTGTATTTACATTAGGCTGGTTTACTTTATTAGCAGTAGCAATTTCTCATCCCATAGTTAAAAAACGGTTTTTATCGATGTCGCACTATATAGAAAAAACTATGGGAGTAATTTTGATTGCTTTAGGGATAAAAGTTGCTTTAGAAAGTGCAAGATATTAA
- a CDS encoding dihydroorotase translates to MTSELLQQVRVIDPVAKSDRIADVEICDGVIKAVQDNISEWSNDTQVRDCRGLVLGAGLIDLYSHSGEPGFETRETLSSLLEAAAAGGFTRLCILPDTMPILDNLAAIALIQQKRRELTNPLPKMYVWGALTIGVQGQQMTELAELAKGSVGFADGKPVANLALLRRLLEYLKPVGKPVALWCCDRQLVGNGVMREGTDSIILGLPGNPHFSETTAIAAVIELVAAIGTPVHIMRVSTARSVQLIAQAKAQGLPITASSSWMHLLLDTKSHYNYDPNLRLEPPLGNPRDRLALLEGVRSGVIDAIALDLAPYTYEEKTVAFAEAPPGVIGFELALGLLWQQLVANGQWSALELWRSISLNPANCLQQTIKEICPGNPAELTLFAPQLSWLVEAKTLKSLATNTPWLGQKITGRVVQTWVT, encoded by the coding sequence ATGACCAGCGAATTGCTACAACAAGTGCGGGTAATAGATCCTGTTGCCAAAAGCGATCGCATTGCTGATGTGGAAATTTGCGATGGGGTAATTAAGGCGGTACAAGACAACATCTCCGAATGGTCTAACGATACTCAAGTGCGCGATTGTCGCGGGTTGGTATTGGGAGCGGGGTTAATAGATTTATACAGCCATTCTGGAGAGCCAGGTTTTGAAACTAGAGAAACTTTGTCATCGTTGTTAGAAGCGGCGGCGGCGGGAGGTTTTACTAGGTTGTGTATTTTGCCTGATACGATGCCAATCTTAGATAATCTTGCCGCGATCGCACTAATCCAACAAAAAAGGCGAGAATTAACAAATCCTTTACCCAAAATGTATGTTTGGGGGGCATTGACTATCGGTGTCCAAGGGCAACAAATGACCGAACTTGCCGAACTTGCAAAAGGATCTGTTGGCTTTGCTGATGGTAAACCCGTGGCAAATTTGGCACTGCTAAGGCGATTATTGGAGTATTTGAAGCCTGTTGGTAAGCCCGTTGCCTTGTGGTGTTGCGATCGCCAATTGGTCGGTAATGGGGTGATGCGCGAGGGTACAGACTCAATTATTTTGGGTTTGCCTGGAAATCCCCACTTTTCCGAAACAACGGCAATCGCGGCAGTCATAGAATTAGTAGCAGCAATTGGTACACCCGTGCATATTATGCGCGTTTCTACCGCTCGTAGCGTCCAGTTAATCGCCCAAGCCAAAGCCCAAGGATTGCCGATTACCGCTAGTAGTAGCTGGATGCACTTATTGCTCGATACTAAGTCCCATTACAACTACGATCCTAATTTGCGTTTAGAGCCACCTTTGGGCAACCCGCGCGATCGCCTAGCATTACTTGAAGGAGTAAGATCGGGAGTTATTGATGCGATCGCCCTCGATTTAGCTCCCTATACCTACGAAGAAAAAACCGTTGCTTTTGCGGAAGCACCCCCAGGAGTGATAGGGTTTGAACTAGCTTTAGGCTTGCTGTGGCAGCAATTGGTAGCCAACGGTCAATGGTCGGCTTTGGAACTTTGGCGCTCTATTAGCCTGAATCCAGCCAATTGTTTGCAACAAACAATTAAAGAAATTTGTCCCGGTAATCCTGCCGAACTGACTTTGTTTGCGCCCCAGCTTTCTTGGCTTGTAGAGGCTAAAACCCTCAAGTCTCTTGCTACTAATACTCCTTGGCTAGGGCAAAAAATTACCGGGCGCGTGGTACAAACTTGGGTAACGTAA
- a CDS encoding gluconeogenesis factor YvcK family protein, with amino-acid sequence MSISYFKQAINLFRQESRNRTQYRLSQWFKWLSPGLSVKRWLLISAGGVVLTALGLAIWVKLTPIFYAIQLIQDLVSTIANFLPNYISGPLILLFGLLLIFWGQTRTVSSITEVLRPEGDEELIDVLLSYRRLHRGPKIVVIGGGTGLSTLLRGLKTYSNNITAIVTVADDGGSSGRLRRENGVLPPGDIRNCLAALASEETLLTELFQYRFTAGDGLTGHSFGNLFLTAMSDITGDLERAIAASSDVLAVRGKVLPATLSDMRLWAQLADGRRIEGESNITEAGGSILKIGSIPASPPALPKVIQAIEEADCIIIGPGSLYTSVIPNLLVPEITSAIASRRKGGGRVPPVPCIYVCNIMTQAGETHGYTVSDHIRAIDNACGEKLFNAVLVHKQYPSPRSLKRYAQENSHPVFLDRELVTKLGRRVILANVMDEDEATGVVRHNPQRLAGVLLRWYSRAYG; translated from the coding sequence ATGTCAATCAGTTATTTCAAACAAGCCATCAACCTATTTAGGCAAGAGTCGCGCAATCGCACTCAGTATAGACTTAGCCAATGGTTTAAATGGCTTTCCCCAGGGTTATCGGTCAAACGCTGGTTGCTAATAAGTGCTGGTGGCGTTGTACTCACGGCTTTAGGTTTAGCAATATGGGTGAAGCTGACACCCATTTTTTATGCAATTCAACTGATACAAGACTTAGTAAGCACGATCGCCAACTTTTTGCCAAACTATATTAGCGGCCCCTTAATTCTGCTATTCGGGCTATTGTTAATTTTCTGGGGACAAACTCGTACTGTTAGTTCAATTACAGAAGTTTTAAGACCAGAAGGTGATGAAGAATTAATCGATGTATTACTTAGCTATCGTCGCTTACATCGCGGCCCAAAAATTGTTGTTATCGGTGGCGGGACAGGTCTATCAACGTTACTTAGAGGACTGAAAACTTACAGCAATAACATTACTGCTATTGTCACTGTAGCGGACGATGGCGGCTCCTCTGGGCGATTGCGACGAGAAAATGGGGTTTTACCACCAGGGGACATTCGCAACTGTTTGGCAGCCTTGGCATCGGAGGAAACACTACTAACAGAACTATTCCAGTATCGATTTACAGCAGGGGATGGTTTAACGGGTCATAGTTTTGGTAATCTATTTTTGACGGCAATGAGCGATATTACCGGAGACTTGGAAAGAGCGATCGCAGCAAGTTCCGATGTTTTAGCCGTAAGAGGAAAAGTATTACCCGCAACCCTTAGCGATATGCGGTTGTGGGCGCAATTAGCCGACGGACGACGCATTGAAGGGGAATCAAATATTACCGAAGCTGGCGGAAGTATTCTCAAAATTGGTAGTATCCCCGCAAGTCCTCCCGCCTTACCGAAAGTAATCCAAGCCATTGAAGAAGCTGATTGTATTATTATTGGGCCAGGTAGCCTTTACACTAGCGTTATTCCTAACTTATTAGTACCAGAAATAACCAGTGCGATCGCATCCCGGCGCAAAGGCGGCGGTAGAGTCCCCCCTGTACCTTGCATTTATGTGTGTAATATCATGACCCAAGCAGGAGAGACTCACGGTTATACCGTTTCCGATCATATTAGAGCGATCGATAATGCTTGTGGCGAAAAGTTATTTAATGCCGTATTAGTCCACAAACAATATCCCTCGCCTCGTAGTTTAAAACGTTATGCTCAAGAAAACTCTCATCCGGTATTTCTCGACCGCGAATTGGTTACAAAGTTAGGGCGACGCGTTATCCTAGCAAATGTCATGGATGAAGACGAAGCCACAGGTGTAGTTAGACACAACCCCCAACGCCTAGCAGGAGTGTTATTGCGTTGGTACAGTCGCGCTTATGGTTGA